The sequence below is a genomic window from Bradyrhizobium septentrionale.
ACCGAGCCGTTCAGGCAGTGGCGGCTTTGTGGAAGTTGAAGGGCAGCAGGTCTGTAATATCGGCGTCGCCGGCGCGCTGAGGCAATTCGGTGAGGACGTGGCGCAACCACGCTAACGGCTCGACACGTGAGGCGCGGCAGGTCAGCATCAGGCTATAGACGACGGCACTGGCCTTGGCTCCGTCCACGGTATCGCTGAACAACCAACTCTTCCTGCCAGTTGCAAAAACCCTGATGTCGCGCTCCAGAAGATTGTTGTCAATCGGCATGCTGCCGTCCCCGGTGTAGCGCGTCAGATATTCCCATTGGTTTCGGGTGTAGGATACGGCGTCGCCGAGCTTGCTGTCAGGCAAGACCTTCGGGGCCATGTCATCGAGCCATACTTTGAGAGCATTGAGGATGGGGACACTATGTTGCTGGCGGAAGCGGCGAATGCAGTAGGCCTGTGTTTCACCCTTCTCCGGTATTCCGTCCCACGCCCGCCTTTCAACCCGGTAGAGCTGTTCAAAGAACCGCAGCGCTTGCTCGGGCGGACCGCCGCCCTTCTTCCTGGCTTTGAGGGCATCGACAAAGCGCCGCCGGGAGTGGGCCATGCATCCAATGTGGGTGGCCCCTTCCAGCGTGCGCCATGCGGTATAGCCGTCACTCATTACAATGCCACGGTAATCGCCGAGGAAGGCTTGCGGGTGGATTTGGCCGCGGCCCGGCTGATAATCCAGAAGAACGATCGGCTCGTGGCTGCCCTTGCCGCTGCGATAAGCCCACATGTACGATGTGCTGGTGGCCCGTTTGTCCTTCTCCTTGAGGACCTGAACCGTTGTCTCGTCGCCATGGATGAGAGGTTGTGATCTGAGCCGCAGCTTCAGGGCGTCGTAGATGCGATGCAGATGCTTCTCGCTCGAGCCAATCACCCAGTGGCCCAAAGCGCCGCGGCTGACAGGAACACCTGCACGTTCGAAGGCCTGCGCCAGGCGGTAGAGCGGCGTGCCATCGACATATTTGTGAACCAGCGCGAACGCCAGCGTCGAGGGCGTGGCAACGCTGCCCGGCAATGGTTGCGGCGGCATCGGCGCGGTCACGACAGGGGCGTGGATCCCGGTGCGATCGCAATGGCGGCACGCATATTTGAAGCGCACATTCTGTAAAACCTTCGCCTTCACCTCGATATGAAGTTGCTCGGTGACAGCCTCGCCCATGCGATGCATCTGGCCACGGCAGCAAGGACACGCCTTCTGATCGTCGGACAGGTCATACTCGACGCGCTCACGAGGTAGGTTCCCCGGCAGCGGCTTGCGGCCGCGCTTCTTTCCCATTGTGTTTTCGACGGGTGGCAAGCCCGTGTCCGGAAGTTCGGCGATATTGTTCGTTTCACTGCCGGCGTCCTCCTCATCGGAGGCCTGCTCGGCTTCATTGAAGAGACGATCAACATGCTTTTCGCTGCGCGGCGCAAAACGATGCAGGCGTGCCAGCGCCAGTTCTTCCTCGAGCTTGGCGACGCGGTCGGCGAGTTGATGGTTCTCCGCCTGCAGCGCAGCAATGCGTGCCAACAGCACTTCAACACTCGGATCGCCGGTTCGATTCATCGAATTCTTGAATCT
It includes:
- the tnpC gene encoding IS66 family transposase, with product MNRTGDPSVEVLLARIAALQAENHQLADRVAKLEEELALARLHRFAPRSEKHVDRLFNEAEQASDEEDAGSETNNIAELPDTGLPPVENTMGKKRGRKPLPGNLPRERVEYDLSDDQKACPCCRGQMHRMGEAVTEQLHIEVKAKVLQNVRFKYACRHCDRTGIHAPVVTAPMPPQPLPGSVATPSTLAFALVHKYVDGTPLYRLAQAFERAGVPVSRGALGHWVIGSSEKHLHRIYDALKLRLRSQPLIHGDETTVQVLKEKDKRATSTSYMWAYRSGKGSHEPIVLLDYQPGRGQIHPQAFLGDYRGIVMSDGYTAWRTLEGATHIGCMAHSRRRFVDALKARKKGGGPPEQALRFFEQLYRVERRAWDGIPEKGETQAYCIRRFRQQHSVPILNALKVWLDDMAPKVLPDSKLGDAVSYTRNQWEYLTRYTGDGSMPIDNNLLERDIRVFATGRKSWLFSDTVDGAKASAVVYSLMLTCRASRVEPLAWLRHVLTELPQRAGDADITDLLPFNFHKAATA